From Rhododendron vialii isolate Sample 1 chromosome 10a, ASM3025357v1, the proteins below share one genomic window:
- the LOC131304353 gene encoding amino acid transporter AVT1J-like isoform X1: MDAVPRDGYSITIPLLVDKDEKEQDKLCVKEAEGNTSFFKTCFNGLNALSGVGILSVPYALSSGGWLSLLLLFVIAAVTFYTGLLIKRCMDVDPHVRSYPDIGELAFGNKGRMVVSVFMNMELYLVATGFLILEGDNLQNLLPGVGVEIAGVPVGGKQMFVVIVALVILPTVWLSNMNVISFISASGVLASVIILGSIVWAGAHDGIGFEQKGTLLNWKGIPTAVSLYAFCYCAHPVFPTLYTSMENKKQFSKVLLLCFLFCTVTYASMAVAGFLMFGSSVQSQITLNLPTKTFSSKVAIYTTLVNPVAKYALMVTPIVNAIENRFRAYYSKKPISFLIRSTLVISTVIVALSIPFFGDLMSLVGAFLSVTASIILPCLCYLKISGTYRRLGFEPIVIEFIVLLGIAIVIVGTYTSVLEILGHL; the protein is encoded by the exons ATGGATGCCGTACCACGAGATGGGTATTCCATAACAATACCACTCTTGGTTGACAAGGATGAGAAGGAGCAGGACAAGCTCTGTGTGAAGGAAGCTGAGGGAAACACCTCCTTTTTCAAGACCTGTTTCAATGGACTCAACGCTTTGTCAG GTGTCGGAATACTTTCAGTTCCCTATGCACTATCATCAGGAGGGTGGTTGAGCTTACTACTACTTTTTGTCATCGCTGCTGTCACCTTCTATACCGGCTTGCTAATAAAGAGATGTATGGATGTAGATCCACACGTTAGAAGTTATCCAGACATAGGCGAGCTAGCATTTGGAAACAAGGGAAGAATGGTGGTATCGGTTTTCATGAACATGGAGCTCTACTTGGTTGCCACAGGTTTCTTGATTCTAGAAGGTGACAATTTACAAAATCTCTTGCCGGGTGTGGGAGTTGAGATTGCTGGAGTACCAGTTGGTGGAAAACAAATGTTTGTTGTAATTGTCGCCCTCGTTATACTGCCAACAGTCTGGTTGAGTAACATGAACGTCATCTCTTTTATATCTGCTAGCGGAGTTTTAGCTTCTGTTATCATCTTAGGCTCGATTGTGTGGGCCGGAGCGCATGATGGTATTGGATTTGAACAGAAAGGAACACTCCTCAACTGGAAGGGAATACCTACCGCCGTCAGCTTATATGCATTCTGCTATTGTGCCCATCCAGTTTTTCCCACCCTTTACACTTCCatggaaaacaaaaagcaaTTCTCCAAG GTGTTGCTCCTATGCTTTCTCTTCTGTACTGTTACCTATGCATCAATGGCAGTAGCTGGGTTCCTGATGTTTGGTTCCAGCGTACAGTCGCAGATAACACTAAACCTCCCAACCAAAACATTCAGCTCAAAAGTGGCAATATACACCACCTTAGTCAATCCTGTTGCTAAATATGCACTGATGGTAACACCAATAGTGAACGCTATCGAAAATCGCTTCCGGGCATACTACAGTAAAAAGCCGATTAGCTTCTTGATCAGATCCACCTTGGTGATCAGCACTGTCATCGTAGCCCTGTCCATCCCCTTTTTCGGGGATCTAATGTCACTTGTCGGAGCATTTCTGAGCGTCACAGCTTCGATTATACTTCCATGCTTGTGTTACTTGAAGATATCTGGCACTTACCGAAGACTGGGATTTGAACCCATTGTTATCGAGTTCATCGTGTTACTGGGTATTGCGATTGTTATCGTTGGAACTTACACTTCTGTTCTAGAAATATTAGGGCATTTGTAA
- the LOC131304353 gene encoding amino acid transporter AVT1J-like isoform X2, with protein sequence MDVDPHVRSYPDIGELAFGNKGRMVVSVFMNMELYLVATGFLILEGDNLQNLLPGVGVEIAGVPVGGKQMFVVIVALVILPTVWLSNMNVISFISASGVLASVIILGSIVWAGAHDGIGFEQKGTLLNWKGIPTAVSLYAFCYCAHPVFPTLYTSMENKKQFSKVLLLCFLFCTVTYASMAVAGFLMFGSSVQSQITLNLPTKTFSSKVAIYTTLVNPVAKYALMVTPIVNAIENRFRAYYSKKPISFLIRSTLVISTVIVALSIPFFGDLMSLVGAFLSVTASIILPCLCYLKISGTYRRLGFEPIVIEFIVLLGIAIVIVGTYTSVLEILGHL encoded by the exons ATGGATGTAGATCCACACGTTAGAAGTTATCCAGACATAGGCGAGCTAGCATTTGGAAACAAGGGAAGAATGGTGGTATCGGTTTTCATGAACATGGAGCTCTACTTGGTTGCCACAGGTTTCTTGATTCTAGAAGGTGACAATTTACAAAATCTCTTGCCGGGTGTGGGAGTTGAGATTGCTGGAGTACCAGTTGGTGGAAAACAAATGTTTGTTGTAATTGTCGCCCTCGTTATACTGCCAACAGTCTGGTTGAGTAACATGAACGTCATCTCTTTTATATCTGCTAGCGGAGTTTTAGCTTCTGTTATCATCTTAGGCTCGATTGTGTGGGCCGGAGCGCATGATGGTATTGGATTTGAACAGAAAGGAACACTCCTCAACTGGAAGGGAATACCTACCGCCGTCAGCTTATATGCATTCTGCTATTGTGCCCATCCAGTTTTTCCCACCCTTTACACTTCCatggaaaacaaaaagcaaTTCTCCAAG GTGTTGCTCCTATGCTTTCTCTTCTGTACTGTTACCTATGCATCAATGGCAGTAGCTGGGTTCCTGATGTTTGGTTCCAGCGTACAGTCGCAGATAACACTAAACCTCCCAACCAAAACATTCAGCTCAAAAGTGGCAATATACACCACCTTAGTCAATCCTGTTGCTAAATATGCACTGATGGTAACACCAATAGTGAACGCTATCGAAAATCGCTTCCGGGCATACTACAGTAAAAAGCCGATTAGCTTCTTGATCAGATCCACCTTGGTGATCAGCACTGTCATCGTAGCCCTGTCCATCCCCTTTTTCGGGGATCTAATGTCACTTGTCGGAGCATTTCTGAGCGTCACAGCTTCGATTATACTTCCATGCTTGTGTTACTTGAAGATATCTGGCACTTACCGAAGACTGGGATTTGAACCCATTGTTATCGAGTTCATCGTGTTACTGGGTATTGCGATTGTTATCGTTGGAACTTACACTTCTGTTCTAGAAATATTAGGGCATTTGTAA